A single window of Sphaerodactylus townsendi isolate TG3544 linkage group LG03, MPM_Stown_v2.3, whole genome shotgun sequence DNA harbors:
- the LOC125428751 gene encoding zinc finger protein 501-like encodes MELISAEGANLAGTQVQEESHEEKKTNVFLQCANLLTGTSNLTMNSRQKLCRESSILSQNITSHRRLHIEENLQTSSECAVSFRKENQLTYHQIIKDGEKMYTCSECGKIFKKKDRLMYHLRIHSGEKPYACSECGKGFRKKDHLISHQGIHKGEKPYTCSECKKSFRKKDHLASHQGIHKGEKPYICSECGKRFRKKEYLSGHQRVHTGEKPHKCSVCGKSFSDRSGLTSHQVIHTGEKPYTCSECGKSFSRSRNLISHQRSHTGEKPYECFECGKIFTNISGLTYHQRIHTGEKPYVCLECGKSFCLSSGLAYHQRIHTGEKPYICSECGKSFSNNSGFTYHQRIHTEEKPFTCSECGKSFRNKSHLTSHSRIHTGEKPYKCLECGRSFRRITNLTSHLGIHLGEKPYTCLECGKSFRLKDFLTSHQRIHTGEKPYKCSECGRSFSDSSGLNYHKRIHTGEKPHTCSECGKSFRKKDQLTNHKRIHTGGKLCK; translated from the coding sequence ATGGAATTAATTTCTGCTGAAGGTGCCAACCTGGCTGGAACCCAAGTTCAAGAAGAAAGCCATGAAGAAAAGAAAACGAATGTGTTCCTTCAATGTGCAAATCTTTTAACTGGCACATCCAATCTTACAATGAACAGTAGACAGAAGCTGTGTAGAGAGAGCTCCATTCTGAGCCAAAACATTACTTCACACAGAAGGCTGCATATAGAAGAAAATCTGCAAACAAGCTCAGAATGTGCTGTGAGCTTCAGAAAGGAGAACCAACTTACGTACCATCAGATAATTAAAGACGGAGAAAAAATGTACAcctgctcagagtgtggaaagatcTTCAAAAAGAAAGATCGTCTTATGTACCATCTAAGAATTCATTCTGGAGAAAAACCATATGcctgttcagagtgtggaaaaggcttcagaaAGAAAGACCACCTTATTTCTCATCAAGGGATccacaaaggggagaaaccatataccTGTTCAGAATGTAAGAAAAGCTTCAGAAAGAAGGACCACCTTGCTTCACATCAAGGAATTCACAAAGGGGAAAAACCGTATAtctgctcagagtgtgggaaaagATTCAGAAAGAAAGAGTACCTTTCTGGTCATCAAAgagttcacacaggggaaaaaccacatAAGTGCTCTGTATGTGGGAAAAGTTTCAGTGACCGCTCAGGCCTGACTTCTCATCAAGtaatccatacaggagagaaaccctatacatgttcagaatgtggaaagagctttagcCGCAGCAGAAATCTTATCTCCCATCAGAGAagtcatacaggggagaaaccatatgaatgcTTTGAATGTGGAAAGATCTTCACTAACATTTCAGGCCTTACCTatcatcaaagaatccacacaggagagaaaccatatgtatgtctagaatgtggaaagagtttctgTCTCAGTTCAGGCCTTGCTtaccatcaaagaatccacacaggagagaaaccatatatatgctcagaatgtggaaaaagcttcagtaaCAATTCAGGCTTTACTtatcatcaaagaattcacacagaagaAAAACCATTTACTTGCtcagaatgtgggaaaagcttcagaaaTAAGAGCCATCTTACTTCCCATAGTAGAATTCATACTGGAGAGAAACCTTATAAATGCTTAGAATGTGGAAGAAGTTTCAGACGCATCACAAATCTTACTTCCCATCTTGGGATCCACttaggagagaaaccatacacgtgcttagagtgtggaaagagcttcaggtTGAAGGACTTCCTTACTagccatcaaagaatccacacaggtgaaaaaccatataaatgctcagaatgtggaagaaGCTTTAGTGACAGCTCAGGCCTTAATTACCATAAAAGAATTCATACAGGAGAAAAACCACATacatgctcagaatgtggaaagagcttcagaaAGAAAGACCAGCTTACTAACCataaaagaatccacacagggggaAAACTATGTAAATGA